Proteins from one Pagrus major chromosome 1, Pma_NU_1.0 genomic window:
- the cenpk gene encoding centromere protein K, with the protein MAEVNPSDQAAAEMSEAAWSELMDRCEDQFAQLEKLQNEIILSEPDCCENPTEQSVNRLMATEAELKQWLTVEPKLLAENSEILLQAGKEEMLKLCSELEMVVSCYEAKRENLRETKELEQKWLEEKTQALMAATDHVERMKTEKEKISDLGVLQDTKAKIQKMKEYQERLMACLGDVLEKHVPHPQNEPSTNKKKKNVTQELNEDLISLNEILELLMNKVLNTPHDPYVTIDNTFWPAYVEMLLRYGIAVRHQENNFKIRLETFC; encoded by the exons atg GCTGAGGTGAATCCCAGCgaccaggcagcagcagagatgtCAGAGGCCGCTTGGAGTGAGCTGATGGACAGGTGTGAGGATCAGTTTGCTCAGCTGGAAAAG CTTCAGAATGAGATCATACTGAGTGAACCAGATTGCTGTGAGAATCCAACAGAGCAG TCAGTAAATCGACTGATGGCAACAGAAGCAGAACTGAAGCAGTGGCTGACAGTGGAGCCGAAAC TGCTGGCGGAGAATTCAGAAATTTTACTTCAAGCTGGAAAAGAGGAG ATGCTCAAGCTGTGCTCTGAACTTGAGATGGTTGTTTCTTGCTAtgaagcaaagagagagaatCTGAGAGAAACTAAGGAACT tGAACAGAAGTGGCTGGAGGAGAAGACACAGGCGCTGATGGCTGCCACTGATCATGTTgagagaatgaaaacagaaaaggagaaaatatcAGATCTCGG GGTATTGCAGGACACTAAGGCTAAAATCCAGAAAATGAAGGAATACCAGGAAAGGCTGATGGCGTGTCTGGGGGACGTACTAGAGAAGCACGTCCCTCACCCTCAGAATGAACCCAGtacaaacaagaagaagaag aacgTGACCCAAGAGTTGAATGAAGACTTGATTTCCCTGAATGAAATCCTTGAG CTTCTCATGAACAAGGTCCTGAACACACCACACGATCCCTACGTGACGATAGACAACACGTTCTGGCCAGCCTACGTAGAGATGCTGCTCCGCTATGGCATTGCAGTGAGGCACCAAGAGAATAACTTCAAGATCCGCCTGGAAACTTTTTGTTGA